Proteins found in one Arthrobacter pascens genomic segment:
- a CDS encoding amino acid ABC transporter permease → MTINWELVWSSLGPILMGAITGTIPLALASFGLGLLLALLIALMRLSRNPVFAAVARMYISVIRGTPLLVQLFVIFYGLPSIGITISPWPSAIIAFSLNVGGYAAEVIRAAILSVPKGQWEAGHTIGMSRRQSLVRIILPQAARVSVPPLSNTFISLVKDTSLASLILVTELFRQAQQVAAFSQEFMLLYLEAAVIYWIVCLVLAGGQSVLEKRLDRYVAH, encoded by the coding sequence ATGACAATTAACTGGGAGCTTGTTTGGAGCTCGCTGGGGCCCATTCTGATGGGCGCGATCACCGGCACCATTCCACTGGCACTGGCGTCGTTCGGCCTTGGACTGCTGCTTGCCCTGCTGATAGCCCTGATGCGGCTAAGCCGCAATCCCGTCTTCGCCGCCGTCGCGCGGATGTACATCTCAGTCATCCGCGGCACGCCCCTCCTGGTCCAGTTGTTCGTCATCTTCTACGGGCTCCCTTCGATCGGAATAACGATCAGCCCGTGGCCCAGCGCCATCATTGCGTTCTCACTCAATGTGGGCGGATACGCCGCGGAGGTCATCCGGGCGGCTATTTTGTCGGTTCCCAAGGGGCAGTGGGAGGCCGGACATACCATCGGCATGTCCAGGCGCCAGTCGCTGGTGAGGATCATCCTGCCGCAGGCAGCGCGGGTCTCTGTCCCGCCCCTGTCCAACACCTTCATCAGCCTGGTCAAGGACACGTCGCTGGCTTCGCTGATCCTCGTTACCGAGCTGTTCCGCCAGGCGCAGCAGGTGGCGGCCTTCAGCCAGGAATTCATGCTGCTGTATCTGGAGGCAGCCGTCATCTACTGGATCGTCTGCCTGGTCCTCGCTGGCGGACAGTCGGTCCTGGAAAAGAGATTGGACCGTTATGTCGCGCACTGA
- a CDS encoding amino acid ABC transporter ATP-binding protein yields MSRTESTPAEAALLTVRGLRKAFGQHEVLKSIDLDVSRGEVLTLIGPSGSGKTTVLRCLNGLEVPDAGMVDVVGQLAVDFSAPVSKKQLAALRDRSAMVFQHYNLFPHKTVLENVIEGPVQVQKRPKAEAIKEARELLARVGLAEKDNSYPFELSGGQQQRVGIVRALALRPQLLLFDEPTSALDPELVGDVLTVIKELADEGWTMVVVTHELAFARQVADEVIFMDGGVVVERGHPDIVLRDPREERTRQFVDRLLNPF; encoded by the coding sequence ATGTCGCGCACTGAATCCACGCCTGCGGAGGCCGCCTTACTGACAGTACGAGGATTGCGCAAGGCATTCGGACAGCATGAGGTTCTCAAATCCATCGACCTGGACGTCAGCCGGGGTGAGGTCCTGACCTTGATCGGGCCCTCCGGATCGGGCAAGACGACTGTCTTGAGATGCCTCAACGGGCTGGAAGTACCCGACGCCGGCATGGTGGACGTCGTGGGCCAACTCGCCGTCGACTTTTCCGCGCCGGTGTCAAAGAAGCAGCTCGCCGCTTTAAGGGACCGCAGTGCCATGGTTTTCCAGCACTACAATCTTTTCCCCCACAAGACCGTCCTCGAAAACGTCATCGAAGGCCCGGTCCAAGTGCAGAAGCGGCCAAAGGCAGAAGCAATCAAGGAGGCACGGGAGTTACTGGCTCGCGTCGGGCTGGCCGAGAAGGACAACAGCTATCCCTTTGAGCTCTCCGGTGGGCAGCAGCAGCGTGTAGGTATTGTGCGTGCGCTGGCCCTGCGTCCGCAGCTTTTGCTCTTTGACGAGCCGACGTCGGCGTTGGACCCGGAGTTGGTGGGTGACGTCCTGACGGTCATCAAGGAATTGGCGGACGAAGGCTGGACCATGGTGGTGGTCACCCACGAGCTCGCGTTCGCCCGCCAGGTTGCCGACGAAGTTATCTTTATGGATGGCGGCGTCGTCGTTGAACGCGGCCACCCGGACATCGTGCTGCGCGACCCGCGGGAGGAACGCACCCGGCAGTTTGTGGACCGGCTGTTGAATCCGTTCTAG
- a CDS encoding dienelactone hydrolase family protein, with the protein MTQLGKFEKYLIEEFFDDYRAGAMSQRTFTRRVAFITGSMAAAAAAMLLVGCTPEEVPRGTDPMPTPTPTSSAGTPGGDGGGAVPGAKSPLSVPEGAAGLTTATVRFPSSGTEISGYLARPETGAAGPAVLVCHENRGLTPHIQDVARRFAKAGYAALALDLLSREGGTASLDTDAVSGALTRAGAQRHVSDFAAAFDYLQSQDFVDPERIAMNGYCFGGGITWQAATELSGLKATAAFYGPAPDLDKVPAIKAAAFGVYAELDQRITSAMPALKDALAANNVRHQLTVYPGVDHAFHNDTGERYNEAQATAAWNDTLAWFGRHV; encoded by the coding sequence ATGACCCAACTTGGCAAGTTTGAGAAATACCTGATCGAGGAATTCTTCGACGATTACCGCGCCGGTGCAATGTCCCAGCGGACGTTTACGCGCCGGGTGGCGTTTATCACCGGCAGCATGGCGGCGGCAGCGGCCGCGATGCTCCTGGTCGGCTGCACCCCGGAGGAAGTCCCGCGCGGCACCGACCCCATGCCCACTCCTACACCGACTTCGTCTGCGGGCACGCCGGGCGGTGATGGTGGCGGCGCAGTACCTGGCGCAAAGAGTCCACTTTCAGTTCCTGAGGGCGCCGCAGGGCTCACGACGGCGACAGTGCGGTTCCCCTCGAGTGGAACCGAGATCAGCGGTTATCTGGCCCGGCCAGAGACGGGCGCGGCCGGGCCCGCCGTGCTGGTCTGCCATGAAAACCGTGGGCTGACCCCGCATATCCAGGACGTGGCCCGGCGCTTCGCGAAGGCCGGATATGCAGCCTTGGCGCTGGATCTGCTAAGCAGGGAGGGCGGCACAGCCAGCCTGGACACGGACGCCGTCTCTGGAGCACTGACCCGGGCCGGAGCCCAGCGCCATGTCTCCGACTTCGCGGCGGCTTTCGACTACCTCCAGTCACAGGACTTCGTGGACCCGGAGCGGATCGCCATGAACGGTTACTGCTTTGGCGGCGGCATCACCTGGCAGGCGGCCACTGAGCTGTCAGGGCTGAAGGCCACAGCAGCGTTCTATGGACCCGCTCCCGACCTGGACAAGGTTCCGGCCATCAAAGCCGCGGCGTTTGGTGTCTATGCCGAACTCGACCAGCGGATAACCAGCGCCATGCCGGCGCTCAAGGATGCGCTGGCCGCCAATAACGTCCGCCACCAACTCACCGTGTATCCCGGCGTCGACCACGCGTTCCACAACGACACAGGCGAGCGGTACAACGAGGCGCAGGCCACCGCTGCCTGGAACGACACGCTGGCCTGGTTCGGTCGGCACGTCTAA
- a CDS encoding LysM peptidoglycan-binding domain-containing protein, protein MSSTAKARALTFGRPAIVAVAASGLLFSVGTPAQAGVHGPDNSGTVNVQGQASAPAPAAVAPAPAAAKVHTVVSGDTLGAISARYGVALNSVLSANGLSVSSIIYPGNQIRIPGAGTATPAPAPAPAARAAAAPAAPTNTGIKLASAPAPAQAPSGSAGAAILGSAYSQVGVQQDCTAMVEKALRSVGKSVGDLAPGQFFQYGTVTGAPAPGDLVITAGHVGVFAGNGQVVSGGVDGYKTEVHSLSWLKGASFVRVA, encoded by the coding sequence ATGTCGTCAACGGCCAAGGCCCGCGCCCTGACATTCGGCCGGCCGGCCATAGTGGCTGTTGCCGCATCCGGCCTGCTCTTCAGCGTCGGTACCCCTGCGCAGGCCGGCGTCCATGGTCCCGATAATTCCGGGACTGTCAACGTTCAGGGCCAGGCCAGCGCTCCGGCTCCGGCCGCTGTTGCACCGGCACCGGCCGCGGCCAAAGTCCACACCGTCGTTTCAGGCGACACGTTGGGCGCAATTTCGGCCCGCTACGGTGTAGCACTGAATTCCGTACTGTCCGCCAATGGATTGTCCGTGTCCTCGATCATCTACCCGGGCAACCAGATCCGGATCCCCGGGGCAGGGACGGCCACGCCAGCCCCAGCACCGGCACCGGCTGCGAGGGCCGCGGCAGCTCCCGCTGCTCCGACCAACACTGGCATCAAGCTGGCATCTGCCCCAGCCCCGGCCCAGGCTCCGTCCGGTTCAGCCGGCGCGGCCATCCTCGGGTCCGCCTATTCGCAGGTCGGCGTGCAGCAGGACTGCACGGCCATGGTAGAGAAGGCGCTCCGCTCCGTAGGCAAGAGCGTGGGAGACCTAGCGCCTGGCCAGTTCTTCCAGTACGGCACCGTGACCGGCGCCCCGGCCCCCGGTGACCTGGTCATCACAGCCGGCCACGTGGGCGTCTTCGCCGGCAACGGCCAGGTTGTCAGTGGCGGCGTGGACGGTTACAAGACCGAAGTCCACTCCCTCAGCTGGCTCAAGGGCGCGTCCTTCGTCCGAGTCGCGTAA
- a CDS encoding MBL fold metallo-hydrolase, producing MPQRHPGWLPDLRTSEPAEGVYFVEGPASNWIIVRDRADFILIDGGYPRDLEHVLASIRHIGLEPAGAKAMLITHGHVDHTGSAAHFSREYGTPILCSAEEVAHVQGKEKHQVTLGQVLSRAWRPRVFRWMLHVIRAGALSAEPATDARSWDKAELRELPGAPRAVLVAGHTPGHTAFVLPKAKVVVTGDALVTGHPLSRRNGVQMLHQMFHSSPDGIREALQVLSDVDASWILPGHGPALRMRLADAIAGISGS from the coding sequence ATGCCTCAACGACACCCTGGATGGCTTCCAGACCTGCGGACCTCGGAGCCGGCGGAAGGCGTCTACTTTGTGGAGGGACCGGCGTCCAACTGGATCATTGTCCGAGATCGCGCTGACTTCATCCTCATCGACGGCGGCTACCCGCGCGACCTCGAGCATGTTCTGGCGTCGATCAGGCACATCGGCCTGGAGCCTGCCGGGGCCAAGGCAATGCTGATCACCCACGGCCACGTTGATCACACCGGATCGGCCGCCCACTTCTCCAGGGAGTACGGCACTCCGATCCTCTGCAGCGCCGAGGAAGTCGCCCACGTGCAGGGCAAGGAAAAGCATCAGGTGACCCTGGGCCAGGTCCTGAGCCGCGCGTGGCGGCCGCGGGTTTTCCGCTGGATGCTGCACGTTATCCGTGCCGGCGCACTGTCCGCCGAGCCTGCGACTGATGCACGGTCATGGGACAAAGCTGAACTGCGGGAACTTCCCGGTGCCCCGCGGGCCGTCCTGGTTGCCGGGCACACTCCGGGACACACGGCCTTTGTGCTCCCCAAGGCCAAGGTGGTGGTGACGGGCGATGCCTTGGTGACAGGTCATCCGTTGAGCCGGAGAAATGGCGTTCAGATGCTGCACCAAATGTTCCACAGCAGCCCGGACGGCATTCGTGAGGCATTGCAGGTTCTGTCCGACGTCGACGCCTCCTGGATCCTCCCCGGGCATGGGCCGGCACTGCGGATGCGGCTCGCTGACGCCATCGCCGGCATTTCCGGTTCGTAA
- a CDS encoding lytic transglycosylase domain-containing protein, with the protein MLAIALASSVSVLPATADDDAPPGGYPSWQDVQNAKQSEAGKAAEIAKIDDLLGGLQSQAEVLGNAAVKSAAEYAVAESALQVASSKVDVLTAQTARANAELGQYRREIGALAAQSYKTGGTNMGFFVALDAVQTNSIQGLNIVQIVSDKTAALVNKSAAAEKASRAFAEQEQAAKAERERLSGEAKAKLEAAQSAQQAMARQIAAQQQHSQELTAQLASLKGTTAAVEDEYRQGQAALAAYEAAQAAKRAAAEEQARRQAEAAKAAALAAAQLPANPAPAAPAPAAPVAPAPGPTPGPPPVVVAPSIPGGAVNDPAGAKSYAAGRLSAFDWGQDQFQCLAQLWTKESNWLTTATNPYSGAYGIAQALPPGKYATAGSDWLTSYRTQVNWGLSYIADRYGSPCAAWSHSVATNWY; encoded by the coding sequence GTGCTCGCAATAGCGCTGGCAAGTTCAGTCTCAGTACTGCCTGCGACGGCCGACGACGACGCTCCACCAGGCGGTTATCCCTCCTGGCAGGATGTGCAGAACGCCAAGCAGAGTGAAGCGGGCAAAGCGGCCGAGATCGCCAAAATCGATGATCTGCTGGGCGGTCTGCAAAGCCAAGCCGAGGTCTTGGGTAACGCGGCGGTCAAGTCCGCCGCCGAGTACGCCGTCGCCGAATCGGCGCTTCAAGTGGCAAGTTCAAAGGTGGACGTCCTGACAGCACAAACGGCGCGGGCCAACGCTGAACTGGGGCAGTATAGGCGGGAAATCGGCGCCCTGGCCGCCCAGTCGTATAAGACCGGCGGAACCAACATGGGGTTCTTCGTTGCCCTCGACGCCGTACAGACCAACAGTATCCAGGGCCTCAACATCGTCCAGATCGTCAGCGACAAGACAGCTGCCCTCGTCAACAAGTCCGCAGCGGCGGAGAAGGCCTCCCGCGCATTCGCCGAGCAGGAACAGGCAGCCAAAGCCGAACGTGAGCGGTTGTCGGGCGAAGCGAAGGCCAAGCTCGAAGCCGCCCAGTCCGCCCAGCAGGCCATGGCGCGGCAGATTGCGGCGCAACAGCAGCACAGCCAGGAACTCACAGCCCAGCTGGCCTCCCTCAAGGGAACAACCGCTGCGGTTGAAGATGAATACCGGCAAGGCCAGGCAGCCCTGGCCGCCTACGAGGCAGCCCAGGCGGCCAAGCGCGCCGCAGCGGAGGAGCAGGCACGCCGGCAGGCCGAGGCGGCCAAAGCTGCCGCCCTTGCTGCCGCGCAGCTTCCGGCGAACCCAGCCCCCGCCGCACCAGCCCCTGCTGCTCCGGTAGCTCCAGCTCCAGGCCCGACGCCGGGCCCGCCACCCGTCGTCGTTGCGCCTTCCATTCCGGGCGGCGCCGTCAACGATCCTGCCGGGGCCAAAAGCTATGCCGCAGGCCGGTTGTCAGCCTTCGATTGGGGCCAGGACCAGTTTCAGTGCCTGGCGCAGCTCTGGACCAAGGAGTCCAACTGGCTGACCACCGCAACCAACCCCTACTCCGGCGCTTACGGAATCGCGCAGGCACTGCCGCCAGGAAAGTACGCCACCGCCGGGAGCGACTGGCTTACCAGCTACAGGACGCAGGTTAACTGGGGCCTCAGCTACATCGCAGACCGCTACGGGTCTCCGTGCGCGGCCTGGAGCCACTCAGTAGCCACAAACTGGTACTGA
- a CDS encoding cupin domain-containing protein, protein MPTNVVTQLAVKSHNSPDEKRRPDKTEVDVVTVGDYTVGRFKFEPGWRWSDCIKPVVQTDSCQVSHVGFCVSGALVVETTDGNRINISSGDSYTIPPGHNAWVEGDQAFISVEFLSAAEFAKSPGDSA, encoded by the coding sequence ATGCCTACCAATGTCGTCACCCAGCTGGCCGTAAAATCCCACAATTCACCCGATGAGAAACGCCGCCCGGACAAGACCGAAGTGGACGTTGTGACCGTGGGCGACTACACGGTTGGCCGGTTCAAGTTCGAGCCCGGCTGGCGCTGGTCCGACTGCATCAAGCCAGTGGTTCAGACGGACTCCTGCCAGGTCAGCCATGTGGGATTCTGCGTTTCCGGAGCCCTCGTGGTGGAGACCACTGACGGCAACCGGATCAACATCTCCTCCGGTGATTCGTACACCATCCCGCCCGGGCATAACGCCTGGGTCGAAGGCGACCAGGCCTTCATCAGCGTTGAGTTCCTCAGCGCCGCTGAATTTGCCAAGTCGCCCGGGGATTCCGCCTAG
- a CDS encoding TraR/DksA family transcriptional regulator: MADFERFRVLLEAERERKLALLPALRADISSASAARQDSNVDDEHDPEGATIAFELSQASALLEQSSSGLAQVEAALGRIADGTYGVCGACGEPIAEGRLEARPWTPFCIAHAAAGHHGR; this comes from the coding sequence ATGGCTGATTTTGAACGGTTCCGCGTCCTGCTGGAGGCCGAACGGGAGCGCAAACTTGCCTTGCTTCCTGCCCTCCGCGCGGACATCTCGTCAGCCAGCGCAGCGCGGCAGGATTCGAACGTGGACGATGAACACGATCCGGAAGGTGCCACCATCGCCTTTGAACTTTCCCAGGCGTCGGCGCTGCTGGAGCAGAGCAGCTCCGGGCTTGCCCAGGTGGAAGCCGCCTTGGGAAGGATCGCCGACGGCACCTATGGGGTCTGCGGGGCATGCGGGGAGCCGATCGCTGAAGGCCGACTGGAGGCCCGCCCCTGGACCCCCTTCTGCATCGCCCACGCTGCCGCCGGACACCACGGACGGTAA